TTGTAGGAGCTCTAACAGAAAATGTCTTTCGGATCGACTGAAACGGAACCCCTTCCCGAGGGCAAAAGAATTCTTCGTCCAAAAGAAAGAGAACGTGAGAATTCGGATTCACTGAACTCCCTTCCTTTGCGATTTTCCCTGACCCGGAAAGGAGTTTTTTCATTGGAGAATTTCCAAGGATTCCGATAGTATTTAGCAGGATATCATGGCAGAGGCGAATTCTACCCCACTTAAGGAAGCAGAATTAGAACAGGTTCGTTCTATTCTCCAACCTCTTTCCAAGAATCCGGATATTTCGGAAGAGCTCAATCCTATGCTCTCCGTCTTTCGCGAAAAGATGGGATATGGAAGTCCCGTTTCCTCTGAGGAAGAGGAAGAAGAAACGCCCGATTCTACTACGGAACCGGACGACTTGGACGAGGGAGATGATGACGGCGAAGCTCCCCCCCCTCTCGAAAGACCCAAATCCAAAATTCTCGACGATGATGATATCGATTTAGACGAACTCTTAGCAGAACCTTCTCAATCCACTCCTTCCGATGACGATTTTGATTCCACCCCTGCCGATGCCGGAGACGCCGATCCGTTTTCCGATTTTGGGATGGATTCTGAGCCTGCCCCAACTCCGAGTTCCGAGGAAACGGACCCATTTGCGGACTTCGGACTTCCTCCGGAAACTCCTACATCCGCAGGCGACGACTTTGGTTTAGGAGAGGAAACTCCCTCTTCGAATGAACCTTCGGATCCGTTCGCCGGATTGGATGAGATGACCGGTGGGGAAGCAAGTTCGGAAGCAGATCCTTTTGCGGATCTTGGGAGTGGAACGGAAACACCCGATTCCGATCCGTTTGGCGGAAGCGATTTTGAAACGCCTACTTCTTCCGACGACTCGGATCCGTTTGCAGGAATGGATTCTTTCACATCGACTCCGGATTCCGGAGCGGATGCAGATCCGTTCGCGGATCTTGGCGGTGGAACGGAAACTCCGGATATAGGAGACGATTTCGGATTGTCTTCTTCCGAACCGACTACCGGAGCCGGAGATTCCTTTGATGATTTTATGTCTTCCTCTCCGGAGCCAGCGGGGGGAGACGACGACTTTTTTAGCCAACCATCGGACGCCGGTCCTTCCTCCGCAGAAACGGATCCTTTCGCCGATTTTGGCGATCTAGGTTCGCCGGGTCAAGACCCCTTCTCCGACCTAACTTCTTCCGCAACTGCATCGGAAGATCCATTTGCGGATTTTGTTCCCTCGACGGAAGAAGATACGTTATCCGACATCCCAGGTGGAGCCGACGCATCCTTTGATTCCTTTAGTCCCGATTTGGACAGTGATTCCGGTGGAGATGATTATGACCCGGGCAGTTCTTTCGGACTCGAAGCCGATCTCCAAGGACTTGCGAGCGAAGAAAAAGAGGCAATCGATAAAGGACTCAAAGACGAAGAACTCGCAATCATTCAAAAAGAAATTCTCCGTTATCCTCCGGTCCTTCGTCGTGCGGTAATCGACGCGATCGTTCAGGATCGAATGACTCCGCGAGATCAAAAAGGTCTCTTAGAACTCATTAAGATCGAAAGTTCTCCCGAGGAAATCGCCGACTTCCTGTCCGGTGTTTTGGGGGAAACGATCTCCTTATCGCAAAGAGGAAGTGGATTTTCCAAAGACGGGGTTCCGATCATCTCCACAGATCCTCTTTATACAAAAGAAGGATTGCAGAGACAAAAGAAAGCGATTCGAAGAACGGTCTTCGGAATCGCGGCGACGATCTTTTTGATCGTTGGCGGAACCTTCCTCTACCGAAATTTTATCATCCCGAACCAGGCCGCTCAGTATTACGAACAAGGACTGACTCTCATTCGAGAAGCGGGTTCTTATCCGAAGAGTAGCGAAGTGCGTAAGAAAAAATTCTTCGAAGCTGAAGAAGCCTTTGCAAAGGGGGAGAATATTCTTCCCAATCATCTCAAATATCTCAATCTTTATGGTGTAGAATACACACGAATCGAAGAATACGATCGTGGTTTCGAAAAACTCTTCGGGAAAGTCAGTCCGGACTTCGGCGCTGGCGGAGAAGAACCTTTATCGAACGCCTGGGACAAAAGGGAAAAAGTTCCCATCATCACCCTCGCCAAAGGTCAAGTTTGGGACAACGCGAAACTTCCGATCGCAGGAAAAAGTGGAAACGAGAATCGAATGATTCTCATCGCTCAGGATGGGATCCAGAGAAAGATTCAGAAAGCGGGTGC
This window of the Leptospira stimsonii genome carries:
- a CDS encoding tetratricopeptide repeat protein, which codes for MAEANSTPLKEAELEQVRSILQPLSKNPDISEELNPMLSVFREKMGYGSPVSSEEEEEETPDSTTEPDDLDEGDDDGEAPPPLERPKSKILDDDDIDLDELLAEPSQSTPSDDDFDSTPADAGDADPFSDFGMDSEPAPTPSSEETDPFADFGLPPETPTSAGDDFGLGEETPSSNEPSDPFAGLDEMTGGEASSEADPFADLGSGTETPDSDPFGGSDFETPTSSDDSDPFAGMDSFTSTPDSGADADPFADLGGGTETPDIGDDFGLSSSEPTTGAGDSFDDFMSSSPEPAGGDDDFFSQPSDAGPSSAETDPFADFGDLGSPGQDPFSDLTSSATASEDPFADFVPSTEEDTLSDIPGGADASFDSFSPDLDSDSGGDDYDPGSSFGLEADLQGLASEEKEAIDKGLKDEELAIIQKEILRYPPVLRRAVIDAIVQDRMTPRDQKGLLELIKIESSPEEIADFLSGVLGETISLSQRGSGFSKDGVPIISTDPLYTKEGLQRQKKAIRRTVFGIAATIFLIVGGTFLYRNFIIPNQAAQYYEQGLTLIREAGSYPKSSEVRKKKFFEAEEAFAKGENILPNHLKYLNLYGVEYTRIEEYDRGFEKLFGKVSPDFGAGGEEPLSNAWDKREKVPIITLAKGQVWDNAKLPIAGKSGNENRMILIAQDGIQRKIQKAGAYIVMRLEKQTHDNMTYKNLGRFHSSIMPSFTESSLGGGRYKNDQLAINFYKQVYTDGNEPYDEESTAGIAKIYYNRREFGKAASFYNKIVEIDPSSPVGQGGLLSTYIEMWKEDGNPQFVINHHRQIKNNLDIEKKLSLYVLSKLASFYTDLNKKELRIRYNINPVDQVSGMEVNDNALEILDLIYHKTEEDSITGVERDGADYAEGYYQRGRYFASIKESIQARRFFEKAATLDPAHYLAATELAENAIRLANFGEADKLLNEAIQRFENYKQGYGAREEDETLIQGNAGRIYFDKARIQYLSAAGITEKDKITEFPGRKIYPFRARTAMDSVAKTRSMELKNSLEGFSKAESVQTDENEFTLIRRWRTPLPAGIQRELRYFKGWVDYMSGDFAASLNEWSGFEDEDEYNHSTLLMGKANAFYYTGQYKASLGNYLKVQDDMEEKLLNMGLPKPDDPYHQEVYQTLVAAYNNIGAVYEKQGNTAEALKHYWKAIETARKINEVSEIAMSNKDLMFKKEAIGQDPLLEDWLSPTLDSVKKLVRE